One window of the Chitinophaga niabensis genome contains the following:
- a CDS encoding TolC family protein — protein sequence MKLIPPLLLLLLSLQVSAQEQFLSLDSAQQSARRNYPLLKQKQVLDNMTRLQIQNIKTNYLPQVELNGQATYQSEVTQIPIKLPGMNIPELSKDQYKATIDVKQLLYDGGATANQRELQEVTKLAEQQKVEVELYKLRQQVLQTYFNALLWDENIAAREKMMEEVKQKMERQQAGVDNGTILASQVDILKAELLKTEQQLFEAQTGKRAAIQVLSLLTGKELPAPLKLQLPLSVSNQTEELQRPELQLYKYQTNVLQQQSKLTGTKALPKVSAFAQGGYGRPGLNMLENKFDFYYMTGIRFNWTLWNWRYNRTERAVLQQQEQSIQAQSEAFTLNTKMQLVQQSSEISNLQQAVEKDKEIVQLRTKVKEVSAAQLDNGVLTVHDYLTDLHAETQAVIAHKTHEIQWVYATLYYQVIKGY from the coding sequence ATGAAATTGATCCCTCCACTGTTGCTGCTACTGCTCTCTTTGCAGGTATCCGCACAGGAGCAGTTCTTAAGCCTGGACTCGGCGCAACAGTCGGCAAGGCGCAATTATCCCCTGCTGAAACAGAAGCAGGTGCTGGATAACATGACGCGGCTGCAGATACAGAATATCAAAACCAATTACCTGCCGCAGGTGGAATTGAACGGTCAGGCTACTTATCAGTCTGAAGTAACGCAGATCCCCATCAAACTGCCTGGCATGAACATCCCGGAATTATCCAAAGACCAGTACAAAGCCACCATAGACGTGAAGCAGTTATTGTACGATGGAGGCGCCACTGCAAACCAGCGGGAATTGCAGGAAGTAACTAAACTGGCAGAGCAGCAGAAGGTGGAAGTGGAATTATATAAGCTCCGCCAGCAGGTATTGCAAACCTATTTCAATGCCCTGCTTTGGGATGAGAATATTGCAGCGCGCGAAAAGATGATGGAGGAAGTGAAACAAAAGATGGAACGCCAGCAGGCAGGCGTTGATAACGGCACAATACTGGCCAGCCAGGTGGACATCCTCAAAGCAGAACTCTTAAAAACAGAGCAGCAGTTATTTGAAGCACAGACCGGCAAACGCGCAGCTATACAGGTGTTAAGCCTGCTCACCGGTAAAGAGTTGCCGGCACCTCTCAAACTACAATTACCACTTTCAGTCTCTAATCAAACGGAAGAATTACAGCGCCCTGAATTGCAACTCTATAAATATCAAACGAACGTATTGCAGCAGCAATCCAAACTCACCGGTACAAAAGCATTGCCAAAGGTAAGCGCCTTCGCACAGGGAGGATACGGCCGCCCGGGTTTGAATATGCTGGAAAATAAGTTTGATTTCTACTACATGACGGGTATCCGTTTTAACTGGACGTTGTGGAACTGGCGCTATAACAGAACAGAACGCGCCGTGTTGCAGCAGCAGGAGCAAAGCATCCAGGCACAGTCGGAAGCCTTTACGCTCAATACAAAGATGCAGCTGGTGCAGCAATCTTCAGAGATCAGCAATTTACAGCAGGCCGTGGAGAAAGATAAAGAGATTGTGCAACTGCGTACCAAAGTGAAAGAAGTATCTGCCGCGCAGCTGGATAATGGTGTACTCACAGTACATGATTATCTCACAGACCTGCATGCAGAAACGCAGGCCGTGATTGCACATAAAACACACGAGATCCAATGGGTGTATGCCACATTATATTACCAGGTCATTAAAGGATATTAA
- a CDS encoding acyl-CoA thioesterase → MIIKEPEALYTVRFSDCDPFGHLNNASYINYFMNAREDHLAATYNMHLKDYAVKGVGWVVAQHQISYLKPAFVAEKVHIFSRVLEFSNNHILVEMWMTDEAKKKVKSFLWSKFVHIDLKTGKKAEHDETMLSFLASIRVEHNGIDTFDQRVGAVLQSF, encoded by the coding sequence ATGATCATCAAAGAACCGGAAGCGCTGTATACCGTACGCTTTAGCGATTGTGATCCCTTTGGCCATCTCAACAATGCTTCTTATATCAACTATTTCATGAATGCCCGGGAAGATCACCTGGCTGCCACCTATAACATGCACCTGAAAGATTATGCTGTTAAAGGGGTGGGTTGGGTTGTAGCCCAGCACCAGATCTCTTACCTCAAACCTGCCTTTGTAGCAGAAAAAGTACACATCTTCTCCCGTGTACTGGAGTTTTCCAATAACCACATCCTCGTGGAAATGTGGATGACGGATGAAGCCAAAAAGAAAGTAAAATCCTTCCTCTGGTCCAAATTCGTACACATCGACCTGAAAACAGGTAAAAAAGCGGAACATGACGAAACCATGCTAAGCTTTCTGGCATCCATCCGGGTGGAACACAACGGTATTGATACTTTCGATCAAAGGGTGGGGGCTGTGCTTCAATCATTTTAA
- a CDS encoding TetR family transcriptional regulator: MQTTNTTEQQIIDAAKKIFMQKGLAGARMQDIADEAGINKAMLHYYYRSKDKLFDMVFQEAMENLLKRINIIFKGEMAFEEKVAAAVDHYITFLSANPHLPVFIINEINQNPDRIVERFVHAPDFPDIKQFMKEMLVEMEKGTIRRMNPMQLMMNTLSMCIFPFIAKPMLSNVFGMNDQQYSALMEDRKKSVTEFILMSLRP; this comes from the coding sequence ATGCAGACAACAAATACCACAGAGCAACAGATCATAGACGCTGCCAAGAAGATATTCATGCAAAAGGGCCTGGCAGGCGCCCGCATGCAGGATATTGCCGATGAAGCGGGTATCAATAAAGCCATGCTGCACTACTACTACCGCAGCAAGGATAAACTGTTCGACATGGTGTTCCAGGAGGCAATGGAGAACCTGCTGAAAAGGATCAATATCATCTTTAAGGGTGAAATGGCCTTCGAAGAAAAAGTAGCCGCAGCGGTGGATCATTACATTACTTTTCTGTCCGCCAATCCACACCTGCCTGTTTTTATTATCAACGAAATAAACCAGAACCCAGACAGGATTGTTGAAAGATTCGTGCATGCACCTGATTTTCCGGACATTAAGCAATTCATGAAAGAAATGCTGGTAGAAATGGAAAAAGGTACCATCCGCAGGATGAACCCCATGCAACTGATGATGAATACACTTAGCATGTGCATCTTCCCCTTCATCGCCAAACCCATGCTCAGCAATGTGTTCGGCATGAATGACCAGCAATACAGTGCACTGATGGAAGACCGGAAAAAATCTGTAACGGAGTTTATTTTAATGTCATTACGACCATAA